Within Pseudomonas alloputida, the genomic segment ATTGAGCCGCCCTCGGGTGGAGAGGGTAGGGGCAAAGGCGGGGTTGGACGGAACCGTGGCCATGTGAGTCCTCCGGAAAAGGTGTTTCGACACGGCCTACGTTAATCTGGTTATAAGCTTATAAAAAATCGTAATTTAGAATGGCAAATATCCGTATAGCTGATATTTTTGAATCATGACCCCAGAACAGCTGATAACGTTCGCCACGGTTGCCGAACACGGCAACATCAGCCATGCGGCCCAAGCCCTGCACCTGTCTCAGCCGGCGGTGTCCGGCCAGCTCAAGCTCTTGCAAGAGGCGTTTGGCGAGCCCCTTTACCAACGTGCCGGCCGCGGCGTGCGGCTGACAGCGGCCGGTGAGCAGTTGCTGGCGCATGCCGAGCGCCTGCGCGAAACCTTCCGTCAGGCGCAAGCGCTGCGCGAGGCCATGCGCGGGCTGGAGCGCGGCACCGTGCGCATCGGCGCCAGTACCACGCCTGCCAGTTACCTGCTGCCTTACCTGATCGCCGATTTTCACGGGCGTTATCCGGATGTGCTGGTAAGCACTTCGCATGGCAACACGGCGGAGATCGTCGCCGCCCTGGACAGTGTTGATATCGCCCTGATCGAGGGGCCGCCCGGGCAGGAGTTGCCGTTGGGTACGCAAGTGACGCCATGGCGTGAGGACGAGATCGTGGCGATAGTGCCCCGTGGGCATCCGCTGGCAGGCAGTGACCAGCAGACGCTGGCGGCGCTCGGCGCCTACCCGTTGGTACTGCGTGAAAGCGGCTCGGGTGTGCGGCAGATCGTCGAGCGGGCGTTTGCCCGTGATGGCGTGGCGATGCGTGTGGCGCTGGAGATCGCGGGCGTTGAAGGGGTAAAAGAGGCGGTCCGGGCCGGGATGGGGGTTGGCTTTGTGTCGGCGATGTCCATTCGTCATGAGGATGGGGCGCTGCACCGGCTGCAGGTAGCGCCGCAGGCGCTGGTGCGGCGTTTTTCCATTCTGTTGCCGCATGCGGCTACGCCTTCGCGGGCTGCCTCGCGGTTTCTTGAATTGTGTGTGGCCATGCAAAAGGTGGGTTGACTGTACTGGTCTCTTCGCGGGCGTGCCCGCCACAGGTACAGCACAGATATTTGAAGACGGTGCTGTATCTGGACTGCCCCCAGGAAGTTGGAGACCAATCCAGCCCTTGGTGGCTTCTGAACATAGGGTATTGGCTATATGGATCGGCGTGTATGCTTTGCAAGGCAGCCTTCGGTATCGAGTTAGCAACGGAGCCCCAGATGGAGTTTTCTGCCCACAAAGGCACCACGTCGATCAGCCTCGTGCGGGACGCACTTCAAGGAGCAGAACTACGTGGCCTGGATGTCGCGACTGTGCTCAGCCACGCGCATATTGATCCACGCCTGCTGGACCAGCGCTATGCCAGGGTACCTGCTGGTACGTTCTCCAGATTGTGGATTGCATTAGCGGATTTGCTCGACGATGAGTTTTTTGCGGCAGACAGTCATCCCCTTCGCAGAGGTAGCTTCAAGCTGATGGCGCAATTGGCCCTCGGCTGCGACACCATTGGGCAGGCGCTCAAGCGGATTCTGGCGTTTCTCAGGACTGCCCTTGATGACATCTACGGGTCGGTGGAATGCGAGGGAGAGCATGCTGCAATTATCATTCATGATCATGGTGAGTTGCGAAGGGTGTTTTGTTACGGTGCCTGGCTGGTGCTCGTGCACGGCCTGCTCTGCTGGCTGTGCGACAGGCGCATTCCTATTGTGAAGTTATCGATGCGTCCTCCTCAGCCGGTGGACGACAGCGACTATCGAATGCGCTTTTGTGAGGAAATCGAGTGGAGGGCCGATAGAACCTCCGCTGTGTTCGAGAAGAGCTTTCTGGCGTACAAGGTTTGCCAAACGCCCGTTTCTCTTCCTGCCTTTTTAAAAGGCACGCCAAGTAACTTCCTTGTGAAATACCGTAACGACGACAGTACGAGCATTATGATCCGGCGGCGATTAAAACTGCTCTCTCCACACACGTGGCCTGAACTCGATGAGCTCGCCCGCGACTTGAGCATGTCCAGTTCCACCCTACAGCGAAGGCTCTATGCTGAGGGTTTCACCTACCAACGGCTCAAAGATAATCTAAGGCGGGATATTTCCATCAGTCTGCTGTGCCGGGCAGGTATGACAGTGGATGGCGTTGCGTCAGAGGTTGGCTTCATTGAGACCAGTGCGTTCCACAGGGCATTCAAGAAATGGACGGGTATCACCCCTGGTGCTTACAGACGCTCGTTGCTTAGCCCTCGAGGGGACTAGTCCGCTGCGCTTGGGCTGATCACCCTCTCTTCGAAGCCATCTGGTTTTCCAAAAACTGCCCGTTCCGGTCAAGCAGAATGATGCCATTGGGCATGGTTGGCGCTTGCCATAAGGCCTACGATTTTTCTCGGGCGCCGTCTAGTTGGTGCCTCTCAACTCTCCCGACTCACACGCGGAACCATGCGTACCTGTGCGTGTGGTCGAGTTGTGCCAGATCGCTATACGTATGTGGACTTCAAAAACACAACAATAAGATTGAAGGAGACACGGTATGAGTTCTTTGAATATGTACACGTTGACCGAAGAGTCGAAGTTCAACCGCTTTCATGGACTTATTCTATTCTGGTGCGTGTTGATTCTGATTATCGATGGCTACGACTTGGCAGTGGTGGGGGCTGCCCTGCCAGCCATCATGGCCGATATGCAAATTGACGCAACCAGCGCCGGGGTAATGGCTGGCTCAGCATTGTTCGGGACAATGCTGGGCGCTATTTTTTTAGGCACATTGGCAGATCGAATTGGCCGGCCGAAAATGATCGCGATCTGTGTAGCGCTGTTCAGCGTTTTCACCGCTGCGGCAGGGTTCACTGACAGCCCGCTGACCTTCAGTATCATGCGCTTTATCGCCGGCTTGGGAATTGGCGGTGTGTTGCCCATCTGTACGGCGCAGATGGGTGAGTTCTCGCCCTTGAAAGTTCGCACCCGGCTGGTGACCATCGTTTTCGCAGGCTATTCGGTGGGCGGAATTCTGGTAGCGCTGACGGGTAAACAACTGATCGAAAGCTACGGTTGGCAATATGTGTTTTACGTGGCCGTCCTGCCAGTGGTTTTGATTCCTTTCATTCTCAAGTCAATGCCCGACTCTATCGGCTTTATGTTGAAGCAGGGTCGACAAGACGAGTTGAAAGTCATCGCACGTCGCCTTCGTCCCGACCTTGTGATCAA encodes:
- a CDS encoding AraC family transcriptional regulator, which codes for MEFSAHKGTTSISLVRDALQGAELRGLDVATVLSHAHIDPRLLDQRYARVPAGTFSRLWIALADLLDDEFFAADSHPLRRGSFKLMAQLALGCDTIGQALKRILAFLRTALDDIYGSVECEGEHAAIIIHDHGELRRVFCYGAWLVLVHGLLCWLCDRRIPIVKLSMRPPQPVDDSDYRMRFCEEIEWRADRTSAVFEKSFLAYKVCQTPVSLPAFLKGTPSNFLVKYRNDDSTSIMIRRRLKLLSPHTWPELDELARDLSMSSSTLQRRLYAEGFTYQRLKDNLRRDISISLLCRAGMTVDGVASEVGFIETSAFHRAFKKWTGITPGAYRRSLLSPRGD
- a CDS encoding LysR family transcriptional regulator; protein product: MTPEQLITFATVAEHGNISHAAQALHLSQPAVSGQLKLLQEAFGEPLYQRAGRGVRLTAAGEQLLAHAERLRETFRQAQALREAMRGLERGTVRIGASTTPASYLLPYLIADFHGRYPDVLVSTSHGNTAEIVAALDSVDIALIEGPPGQELPLGTQVTPWREDEIVAIVPRGHPLAGSDQQTLAALGAYPLVLRESGSGVRQIVERAFARDGVAMRVALEIAGVEGVKEAVRAGMGVGFVSAMSIRHEDGALHRLQVAPQALVRRFSILLPHAATPSRAASRFLELCVAMQKVG